One window from the genome of Oryza glaberrima chromosome 3, OglaRS2, whole genome shotgun sequence encodes:
- the LOC127765803 gene encoding auxin-responsive protein IAA14: MAMAAESIDAELRLGLPGSGGGDGAAAKKRRSASSTVKSEASGTACCGCAGARDVDDGASPASKVQVVGWPPVGSYRRSTFQSSSSSTAAAAKGKGGGETDQGRQNKGGGLYVKVSMDGAPYLRKVDLRMYGGYRELRDALDALFGCFSADASASAAHFAVAYEDKDGDLMLAGDVPWDMFISSCKKLWIMRGSEAR; this comes from the exons atggccatggcggcggagaGCATCGACGCGGAGCTGCGCCTCGGGCtgcccggcagcggcggcggtgacggtgcggcggcgaagAAGCGGCGGTCGGCGTCGTCGACGGTGAAGAGCGAGGCCTCCGGCACGGCCTGCTGCGGCTGCGCCGGCGCCCgggacgtcgacgacggcgcctcgccggcgtccaA AGTGCAGGTGGTGGGGTGGCCGCCGGTGGGGTCGTACAGGAGGAGCACGttccagtcgtcgtcgtcgtcgacggcggcggcggcgaaggggaagggcggcggcgagacggatCAAGGGAGGCAGAATAAGGGAGGAGGGCTGTACGTGAAGGTGAGCATGGACGGGGCGCCATACCTCCGCAAGGTCGACCTCCGGATGTACGGCGGCTACAGGGAGCTCAGGGACGCTCTCGACGCGCTCTTCGGCTGCTTCTCCgccgacgcctccgcctccgctgccCACTTCGCCGTCGCCTATGAGGACAAGGACGGCGACctcatgctcgccggcgacgtgccCTGGGA CATGTTCATCTCTTCTTGCAAGAAGCTATGGATAATGCGAGGATCTGAGGCGAGATGA
- the LOC127769035 gene encoding rRNA-processing protein efg1-like produces the protein MAHGRAAAVRRPKSSSASSAGAAAERKRKRAAAAKTVSLKNQIRSTERLLRKDLPNDIRVAQEKKLEELKRQQELQNQLAIQRTVQLRDRKIKFFERRKIERMIRRLEKQQRSNADDASNKLSKLKEDLEYVRFFPKNEKYVSLFSGGNTPDMLEKRNKWRKQIKENLMAAAENGKDLEETASDDDTVDVSDDDFFMSGSSSDEEADDEWTDKSAKEPASSASGKAASGMSSDEKNQRQRDARVLMPPPRSLAPNRTRPGVKHVLSSSSNTSNSTSGGTFKNRRAANQPGDHNSNLSSNSDAHKPRRKRRHRKKKKLA, from the exons ATGGcgcacggccgcgccgccgccgtacgccgccccaagtcgtcgtcggcgtcgtccgcgGGGGCGGCCGCCGAACGGAAGCggaagcgcgccgccgccgccaagaccGTCTCCCTCAAGAACCAGATCCGCTCCACCGAGCGCCTGCTCCGCAAG GACCTTCCTAATGACATTAGGGTAGCTCAAGAGAAGAAACTGGAAGAATTGAAGCGGCAACAAGAGCTTCAGAATCAACTGGCTATTCAACGAACAGTTCAGCTGAGAGATAGAAAGATAAAATTCTTTG AGAGGCGAAAGATTGAGAGGATGATCAGGCGCCTTGAGAAGCAGCAACGTTCAAATGCCGATGATGCCAGCAATAAACTGTCAAAATTAAAGGAAGATCTTGAGTATGTTAGG TTTTTCCCAAAGAATGAGAAATATGTCTCACTGTTTTCTGGAGGGAATACCCCAGATATGTTAGAGAAGAGGAATAAGTGGCGTAAACagataaaagaaaatttgaTGGCTGCTGCAGAAAATGGAAAAGACTTGGAAG AGACAGCAAGCGATGATGATACTGTGGATGTGAGTGATGACGACTTCTTCATGTCGGGGAGTTCAAGTGATGAAGAAGCTGATGATGAATGGACTGACAAAAGTGCCAA AGAACCAGCTTCCAGTGCTTCAGGTAAGGCAGCGTCTGGCATGTCAAGCGATGAAAAGAATCAG CGTCAGAGAGATGCTCGAGTTCTTATGCCACCACCTCGTTCATTAGCACCAAATAGAACTAGACCAGGGGTGAAACACGTGTTATCCAGCTCAAGCAATACTTCAAATAGCACAAGTGGTGGCACTTTCAAAAATAGGAGAGCAGCAAATCAGCCTGGAGATCATAACAGCAACCTGAGTTCAAATTCTGATGCTCATAAACCACGTCGCAAAAGGAGACATCGGAAGAAAAAGAAGCTG GCATGA